A portion of the Rhodopseudomonas sp. BAL398 genome contains these proteins:
- a CDS encoding helix-turn-helix domain-containing protein, producing MSTKAPNPVDKYVGSRVRMRRIMLGMSQEKLGEALGLTFQQVQKYEKGTNRVGASRIQQISEILQVPVSFLFEGGPSGGLANTNGFSEAPSPAYVSDFLATSEGLALTRAFTRITDAKLRRSIVDMVEQIAAREAPDNR from the coding sequence ATGTCGACCAAAGCGCCCAATCCTGTTGACAAATATGTCGGCAGCCGTGTGCGCATGCGCCGCATCATGCTGGGCATGAGTCAAGAAAAACTCGGCGAGGCGCTGGGGCTGACATTCCAGCAGGTTCAGAAATACGAAAAGGGCACCAACCGCGTTGGTGCCAGCCGGATTCAGCAGATCTCCGAGATCCTGCAGGTGCCGGTTTCATTCCTGTTCGAAGGCGGTCCGAGCGGCGGTCTGGCCAATACCAACGGTTTCAGCGAAGCCCCGTCGCCGGCCTATGTATCGGACTTTCTTGCAACATCCGAAGGTCTGGCGCTGACCCGCGCGTTCACGCGTATCACCGACGCCAAACTGCGCCGGAGCATCGTCGACATGGTCGAGCAGATCGCCGCGCGCGAGGCGCCCGATAACCGCTGA
- the lnt gene encoding apolipoprotein N-acyltransferase, with the protein MPRHPIRQIGSGIILAWGWKRAAIALLAGALSSLAMAPFNAWPILFLTFPVMVWLIDGAGAGRGRGVPAAALAGWWFGFGYFVPGLYWIGYAFLVDAQTFAWLLPAAIAGLPAYLALFTALGFALARLLWTKDGSRVLALAVSLTLSEWLRGHLLTGFPWNAFGYALTEPLALAQSVSLVGIWGLTFLAVAIFASPALLIDGGAAARRPWIAPVAALCLLVAMGAYGAVRLRLTPTRLVDKVKLRIMQPNLAQDARFNYSAKAEVMRKYLTLSDRATGPQSTGVGDATLLIWPESAFPFFLAREADAMAQIAELLPKGTILLTGSVRPPLVPPGTRITRAYNSIYAIDHDGSILAVYDKNHLVPFGEFLPYQNFMEKIGFVQLTKVHGGFIAGRRRKLIDLPNTPPMLPLICYEAIFPDELMAGDARPGWILNLTNDGWFGISTGPYQHLQQARIRAIEQGLPLVRAANTGVSAVIDPVGRIVARLGLGVEGVLDAGLPRAIPSTVYARLGNIPAAVLVTLAMMLVIRRKSARLSR; encoded by the coding sequence ATGCCGAGACATCCGATTCGACAAATCGGGTCGGGCATCATCCTGGCATGGGGATGGAAGCGCGCCGCGATCGCGCTGCTCGCCGGCGCATTGTCGTCGCTGGCGATGGCGCCGTTCAACGCCTGGCCGATCCTGTTCCTGACATTTCCGGTGATGGTGTGGCTGATCGACGGCGCCGGCGCCGGTCGCGGGCGCGGCGTGCCGGCGGCCGCGCTGGCGGGCTGGTGGTTCGGATTCGGCTATTTCGTGCCGGGCCTGTACTGGATCGGTTACGCCTTCCTGGTCGACGCCCAGACCTTCGCCTGGCTGCTGCCGGCCGCGATCGCCGGGTTGCCGGCCTATCTGGCGCTGTTCACCGCGCTCGGCTTCGCGCTGGCGCGGCTGCTGTGGACCAAGGACGGGTCGCGCGTGCTGGCGCTGGCGGTGAGCCTGACGCTGAGCGAATGGTTGCGCGGCCATCTGCTGACCGGCTTCCCATGGAACGCGTTCGGCTATGCGCTGACCGAGCCGCTGGCGCTGGCGCAAAGCGTATCGCTGGTGGGAATCTGGGGCCTGACCTTTCTGGCCGTTGCGATCTTCGCCAGCCCGGCGCTGCTGATCGATGGCGGCGCCGCCGCGCGCCGACCATGGATCGCGCCGGTGGCGGCGCTTTGCCTGCTGGTGGCGATGGGCGCTTATGGCGCGGTGCGGCTGCGGCTGACGCCGACCCGGCTGGTCGACAAGGTCAAATTGCGGATCATGCAGCCCAACCTGGCGCAGGACGCCCGCTTCAATTATTCGGCCAAGGCCGAGGTGATGCGAAAATATCTGACGCTGTCGGACCGCGCCACCGGCCCGCAATCCACCGGCGTCGGCGACGCCACCTTGCTGATCTGGCCGGAATCGGCGTTTCCGTTTTTCCTCGCGCGCGAAGCCGACGCGATGGCGCAGATCGCGGAGCTGCTGCCGAAAGGCACGATTCTGCTGACCGGATCGGTGCGCCCGCCGCTCGTTCCACCCGGAACCCGGATCACCCGCGCCTATAATTCGATTTACGCCATCGACCACGACGGCAGCATTCTGGCCGTCTACGACAAGAATCATCTGGTCCCATTCGGAGAATTTTTGCCGTACCAGAATTTCATGGAGAAGATCGGCTTCGTCCAACTCACCAAGGTGCATGGCGGCTTCATCGCCGGGCGGCGCCGCAAGCTGATCGATCTGCCGAACACGCCGCCGATGCTGCCGCTGATCTGCTACGAGGCGATCTTCCCCGACGAATTGATGGCGGGCGACGCGCGTCCGGGCTGGATCCTCAACCTCACCAATGACGGCTGGTTCGGGATTTCCACAGGGCCTTATCAGCACCTGCAGCAGGCCCGCATTCGCGCCATCGAGCAAGGCTTGCCGCTGGTGCGTGCTGCAAATACTGGGGTCTCCGCGGTGATCGATCCGGTGGGACGAATTGTGGCGCGACTGGGGCTCGGCGTCGAAGGCGTGCTCGATGCTGGTCTGCCTCGGGCTATCCCGAGCACGGTCTATGCGCGGCTCGGTAATATTCCTGCGGCGGTGCTTGTCACACTTGCCATGATGCTTGTAATACGGCGCAAATCGGCCAGACTATCGCGATGA
- the ybeY gene encoding rRNA maturation RNase YbeY, translated as MTRHALPATEVLVVADCWQAETEAEATVLRAIAAAAESVDADTGDAELAVMLTDDAGIRTLNANWRGIDKPTNVLSFPALQPPGGIEPDDAPRMLGDIAIAYETVRREADDEGKPFVNHLSHLAVHGFLHLVGYDHESEAEAEAMEDVERQILAGLGIPDPYADQDRVV; from the coding sequence ATGACGCGCCATGCCCTACCCGCCACGGAAGTTCTGGTCGTTGCCGACTGCTGGCAGGCCGAAACCGAGGCCGAGGCCACCGTGCTGCGCGCCATCGCGGCCGCCGCCGAAAGCGTCGATGCCGATACCGGCGACGCCGAACTCGCCGTGATGCTGACCGACGATGCCGGCATCCGCACCCTGAACGCCAATTGGCGCGGCATCGACAAGCCGACCAATGTGCTGTCGTTTCCGGCGTTGCAGCCGCCCGGCGGGATCGAGCCCGACGATGCCCCGCGGATGCTCGGCGACATCGCCATCGCCTATGAGACGGTGCGGCGCGAGGCCGACGACGAGGGCAAGCCGTTCGTCAACCACCTCAGCCATCTGGCGGTCCACGGTTTCCTGCATCTGGTCGGCTACGATCACGAAAGCGAAGCCGAGGCCGAGGCGATGGAAGACGTCGAGCGCCAGATCCTGGCCGGGCTCGGCATTCCGGACCCTTACGCCGACCAGGATCGGGTGGTCTGA
- a CDS encoding outer membrane protein yields MKTLVITGAFCLLPIAAMAADMPARGLYKAPIMVAAAPSWTGFYVGAHAGYGWGDFEASDVDPVFRTLIDENLNHKPDGGVFGAHAGYNYQVGDIVFGVEADGSYASIKGSVFYDFPLLGGTFSDQQTSKIDALFSARGRVGYAFGPALLYATGGVATAQVSSTFSASLFGQSLSTADKAWHVGYTVGGGIEYKLASNWSTRVEYLYADLGEQTHTVEPFKLSMNVVRVGLTYQFGAPAAMTARY; encoded by the coding sequence ATGAAGACGCTCGTGATAACCGGCGCGTTCTGCCTGCTCCCGATTGCCGCCATGGCGGCCGATATGCCCGCCCGTGGTCTATACAAGGCGCCCATCATGGTCGCTGCGGCGCCCTCCTGGACCGGGTTCTATGTGGGTGCTCACGCCGGCTATGGCTGGGGTGATTTCGAGGCCTCCGACGTCGATCCGGTGTTCCGGACTCTGATCGACGAGAATTTGAATCACAAGCCGGATGGCGGCGTGTTCGGCGCCCATGCCGGCTACAATTATCAGGTTGGAGATATCGTGTTCGGCGTCGAGGCCGACGGCAGCTACGCCTCCATCAAGGGCAGCGTCTTCTATGACTTCCCGCTGCTGGGCGGCACTTTCTCGGATCAGCAGACGTCGAAGATCGACGCGCTGTTCTCGGCGCGCGGACGGGTCGGCTACGCGTTCGGGCCGGCGCTGCTCTACGCGACAGGCGGCGTCGCGACCGCGCAGGTGTCCTCGACCTTCTCGGCGTCGCTGTTTGGCCAGTCATTGTCGACCGCCGACAAGGCCTGGCACGTCGGCTACACGGTGGGCGGCGGCATCGAATACAAGCTGGCCTCGAATTGGAGCACCAGAGTGGAATATCTCTACGCCGATCTTGGCGAACAGACCCACACGGTCGAGCCGTTCAAGCTCAGCATGAACGTGGTCCGTGTCGGCCTGACCTATCAGTTCGGCGCCCCGGCCGCGATGACGGCGCGCTACTGA
- the rimI gene encoding ribosomal protein S18-alanine N-acetyltransferase: MMDWLAEFWGYAEARVEGATLRDSPKLAELHGASFHRGWGEEEFEDMLTQRNTLVHRLRVGRRIVGFVASRMAADEAEILSIALAPGYRGRGLSRGLLLTHLGHLAGRGIVKVFLEVEENNQPALRLYNWAGFVVAGRRERYYRQPDGEQLNALLMRRDLS; encoded by the coding sequence ATGATGGACTGGCTTGCAGAGTTTTGGGGCTATGCCGAAGCGCGGGTCGAAGGCGCGACGCTGCGCGACAGCCCGAAACTAGCGGAACTGCATGGCGCTTCGTTTCACCGCGGCTGGGGCGAGGAAGAATTCGAGGACATGCTGACCCAGCGCAACACGCTGGTTCATCGGCTGCGGGTGGGACGGCGAATCGTCGGCTTCGTGGCGTCGCGGATGGCGGCCGACGAGGCCGAGATCCTGTCGATCGCGCTGGCGCCCGGCTATCGCGGCCGCGGATTGTCGCGCGGTCTGCTGCTGACGCATCTGGGCCATCTCGCCGGCCGCGGCATCGTCAAGGTGTTCCTGGAGGTCGAAGAAAACAATCAACCGGCGCTGCGATTGTACAACTGGGCCGGTTTCGTCGTCGCCGGGCGCCGCGAGCGCTATTACCGGCAACCCGATGGGGAACAATTGAACGCATTGCTAATGCGTCGCGACTTGTCCTAG
- a CDS encoding Fur family transcriptional regulator, which produces MSELKATEIEARCAATGMRMTEQRRVIARVLAEAVDHPDVEELYRRCVAVDDKISISTVYRTVKLFEDAGIIERHDFREGRARYEQMRDSHHDHLINLRDGKVIEFTNEEIEKLQAEIARKLGYKLVDHRLELYCVPLDDDKS; this is translated from the coding sequence ATGTCCGAACTCAAGGCCACCGAAATCGAAGCGCGCTGCGCCGCCACCGGCATGCGCATGACCGAGCAGCGCCGCGTCATCGCGCGGGTGCTGGCCGAGGCCGTGGACCATCCCGACGTCGAGGAATTGTATCGCCGCTGCGTCGCCGTCGATGACAAGATCTCGATCTCGACGGTGTATCGCACCGTCAAGCTGTTCGAGGATGCGGGCATCATCGAGCGCCACGATTTCCGCGAGGGCCGCGCCCGCTACGAGCAGATGCGCGACAGCCATCACGACCATCTGATCAATCTGCGCGACGGCAAGGTGATCGAATTCACCAATGAGGAGATCGAGAAGCTGCAGGCCGAGATCGCCCGCAAGCTCGGCTACAAGCTGGTCGATCACCGCCTCGAATTGTATTGCGTGCCGCTGGACGACGACAAATCCTGA
- the tsaB gene encoding tRNA (adenosine(37)-N6)-threonylcarbamoyltransferase complex dimerization subunit type 1 TsaB, producing the protein MLILAIDTALDACAAAVLDTEANRLIARESEPMQRGHAEALMPMIARVIKASGLGFPQLDRIAVTTGPGSFTGLRVGLSAARGIALAAGKPAVGFTTLAAYAAPLLSEHDDSPIVSAIDARHDQVYYQVVSGNGTSMVKPQIAPIAQVLATACVGAPRLVGNAARILADRWPATAEPAALVDAQPAPDIAWVAWLGAAVTPETAPARPYYLRPPDAKPQTDPLRFSPQPLAG; encoded by the coding sequence ATGTTGATCCTCGCCATCGATACCGCGCTCGACGCGTGCGCTGCCGCAGTGCTGGATACCGAGGCCAATCGGCTGATCGCGCGCGAATCCGAGCCGATGCAGCGCGGCCACGCCGAGGCGCTGATGCCGATGATCGCCCGGGTGATCAAGGCCTCCGGCCTCGGCTTTCCGCAGCTCGACCGAATCGCCGTGACCACCGGCCCGGGCAGTTTTACCGGCCTGCGCGTCGGGCTGTCGGCCGCGCGCGGCATCGCGCTGGCCGCCGGCAAGCCCGCGGTCGGCTTCACCACGCTGGCCGCCTATGCGGCGCCGCTGCTCAGTGAGCACGACGACTCGCCGATCGTTTCGGCGATCGATGCACGGCATGATCAGGTTTACTACCAAGTGGTCAGCGGCAACGGGACCAGTATGGTGAAGCCGCAAATCGCGCCGATCGCGCAGGTCCTTGCCACGGCCTGCGTCGGCGCGCCGCGACTGGTCGGCAATGCGGCGCGGATCTTGGCCGATCGCTGGCCGGCGACGGCCGAACCTGCCGCGCTGGTCGACGCCCAGCCGGCGCCGGATATCGCCTGGGTGGCGTGGCTCGGCGCCGCCGTGACGCCGGAAACCGCGCCGGCACGGCCCTATTATCTGCGTCCGCCCGACGCCAAGCCGCAGACCGACCCGCTGCGGTTCTCGCCGCAACCGCTCGCGGGATGA
- a CDS encoding PhoH family protein codes for MPKSVSDLPSLASRRSKLDRAPQTQPETQVVVAFDDNRAASALVGPYGQNLALIERRLAVVVDSRGNHITIAGTSEGCDAARRVLETLYGQAIAGHELAQGDVEGAIRAVIAQGSLFEFDPKSSASAFEAINLRKRPVRARTAAQDSYIRALKRHELVFGIGPAGTGKTWLAVAQAAQLFERKEVDRIILTRPAVEAGERLGFLPGDLREKVDPYLRPIYDALYDLMDSRIVERALQTGEIEIAPLAFMRGRTLTNAAIILDEAQNTTSMQMKMFLTRLGENSRMIVTGDPSQVDLPNGQPSGLAEATKLLDGVEGIAQVKFTAEDVIRHELVARIVAAYEGLPQKPATNRP; via the coding sequence TTGCCAAAAAGCGTATCGGATTTGCCTTCGCTCGCCTCCCGCCGCAGCAAACTCGACCGCGCCCCCCAGACCCAACCGGAAACGCAAGTGGTCGTCGCCTTCGACGATAATCGCGCCGCTTCGGCCCTGGTCGGCCCCTATGGACAGAATCTGGCGCTGATCGAGCGACGGCTCGCCGTCGTGGTCGATTCCCGCGGCAACCACATCACCATCGCCGGGACCAGCGAAGGCTGCGACGCGGCGCGGCGGGTGCTGGAGACGCTGTACGGCCAGGCCATCGCCGGCCATGAGCTGGCGCAGGGCGACGTCGAAGGCGCTATCCGCGCGGTGATCGCCCAGGGCTCGCTGTTCGAATTCGACCCCAAGAGCTCGGCCTCGGCCTTCGAGGCGATCAATTTGCGCAAACGTCCGGTGCGGGCGCGCACCGCGGCGCAGGATTCCTACATTCGCGCTTTGAAGCGCCACGAGCTGGTGTTCGGGATCGGCCCGGCCGGCACCGGCAAGACCTGGCTGGCGGTGGCGCAGGCGGCGCAATTGTTCGAACGCAAGGAAGTCGACCGCATCATCCTGACCCGCCCGGCGGTGGAAGCCGGCGAGCGGCTCGGGTTTTTGCCGGGCGACCTGCGCGAAAAGGTCGATCCCTATCTGCGCCCGATCTATGATGCGCTGTATGATCTGATGGATTCGCGAATCGTCGAGCGCGCGCTGCAGACCGGCGAGATCGAGATCGCGCCGCTGGCCTTCATGCGCGGGCGGACCCTGACCAATGCGGCGATCATTCTCGACGAAGCGCAGAACACCACGTCGATGCAGATGAAGATGTTTCTGACCCGATTAGGCGAGAACAGCCGGATGATCGTCACCGGCGATCCCAGCCAGGTCGACCTGCCCAACGGCCAGCCTTCGGGCCTGGCCGAGGCGACCAAGCTGCTCGACGGCGTCGAGGGCATCGCCCAGGTTAAATTCACCGCCGAAGACGTGATCCGCCACGAATTGGTGGCGCGGATCGTCGCGGCCTATGAGGGATTGCCGCAGAAGCCGGCAACCAATCGACCTTGA
- a CDS encoding NifU family protein, which translates to MFIQTEATPNPATLKFIPGRVVLDSGTMDFTDRAAAARSPLAVRLFDVPGVTGVFYGSDFVTVTKDDTDWQHLKPAILGAIMEHYMSGAPIMADGRVDGDEPSEDDEFFSAADAETVDIIKDLIETRVRPAVANDGGDITFRGFKDGIVYLKMQGACSGCPSSTATLQHGIQNLLKHFVPDVVEVRPV; encoded by the coding sequence ATGTTCATCCAGACCGAAGCCACGCCAAACCCCGCCACTTTGAAGTTCATTCCCGGCCGCGTCGTGCTCGACAGCGGCACCATGGACTTCACCGACCGCGCCGCCGCCGCCCGCTCGCCGCTGGCCGTGCGGCTGTTCGACGTGCCCGGCGTGACCGGGGTGTTCTACGGCTCGGATTTCGTCACCGTCACCAAGGACGACACCGACTGGCAGCATCTGAAGCCGGCGATCCTCGGCGCCATCATGGAACATTACATGTCGGGCGCGCCGATCATGGCCGATGGCCGGGTCGATGGCGACGAGCCCTCAGAGGACGACGAGTTCTTCAGCGCGGCCGACGCCGAGACCGTCGACATCATCAAGGATCTGATCGAGACCAGGGTGCGTCCGGCGGTTGCCAATGACGGCGGCGACATCACCTTCCGCGGCTTCAAGGACGGCATCGTCTATCTGAAAATGCAGGGCGCCTGCTCCGGCTGCCCGTCCTCCACGGCGACGCTGCAGCACGGCATCCAGAACCTGCTGAAGCATTTCGTGCCCGATGTGGTCGAAGTTCGTCCGGTCTGA
- a CDS encoding hemolysin family protein gives MPDGDPAQNQDQNLPQETTRVGTNLPAVVHQGEVLRPSPDNWLIRAIRSMFGWKPGSVRDDLQVVLDASPPDDGGFSAIERTMLRNILSLHERRIADVMVHRADIVAVKRDVSLAELMSLFESAAHSRMVVFNETLDDPVGIVHIRDLVAFMTTQARVPPPSTAKRRKPRPAGLDLRSVNLAMPLVETGIIRKLLYVPPSMRAIDLLAQMQAARIHLALVVDEYGGTDGLVSIEDIVEQIVGEIDDEHDSAEPPSIVRQADNSFIADARASLEDVRSVIGEEFVTGEAGEEVETLGGYLVTHVGRLPVRGEVISGPGNFEIEVLDADPRRVKRLRIRIRKERPIVRPRETRRRETATDPAAQSSDNTNTNPTNPTPPGDGASSS, from the coding sequence ATGCCGGACGGCGACCCAGCCCAGAACCAGGACCAGAACCTGCCGCAGGAGACCACCCGCGTCGGAACCAACCTGCCGGCGGTGGTGCATCAGGGCGAGGTGCTGCGGCCCTCGCCTGACAATTGGCTGATCCGTGCCATCCGTTCGATGTTCGGCTGGAAGCCGGGCTCGGTGCGGGACGATCTCCAGGTGGTGCTCGATGCCAGCCCGCCCGACGATGGCGGGTTTTCGGCGATCGAGCGCACCATGCTGCGCAATATCCTCAGCCTGCACGAGCGCCGGATCGCCGACGTCATGGTGCACCGCGCCGACATCGTCGCGGTCAAGCGCGACGTCTCGCTGGCCGAGCTGATGAGCCTGTTCGAAAGCGCGGCGCATTCGCGCATGGTGGTGTTCAACGAAACGCTCGACGATCCGGTCGGGATCGTCCACATCCGCGACCTGGTGGCGTTCATGACCACCCAGGCGCGGGTGCCGCCCCCGTCCACCGCCAAACGCAGGAAGCCGCGGCCCGCCGGGCTCGATCTGCGCTCGGTCAATCTGGCGATGCCGCTGGTGGAGACCGGCATCATTCGCAAATTGCTCTATGTGCCGCCGTCGATGCGGGCGATCGACCTGCTGGCGCAGATGCAGGCGGCGCGGATCCATCTGGCGCTGGTGGTCGACGAATATGGCGGCACCGACGGCCTGGTCTCGATCGAGGACATCGTCGAGCAGATTGTCGGCGAAATCGACGACGAGCACGACAGCGCCGAACCGCCGTCGATCGTGCGCCAGGCCGACAATTCCTTCATCGCCGACGCCCGCGCCAGCCTCGAGGACGTCCGCTCGGTGATCGGCGAGGAATTCGTCACCGGCGAGGCCGGCGAGGAAGTCGAAACGCTGGGCGGCTATCTGGTGACCCATGTCGGCCGGCTGCCGGTGCGCGGCGAAGTGATCTCCGGCCCGGGCAATTTCGAGATCGAGGTGCTCGACGCCGACCCGCGGCGGGTCAAGCGGCTGCGGATCAGGATCCGCAAGGAGCGCCCCATCGTGCGGCCGCGGGAGACGCGGCGGCGCGAAACCGCGACCGATCCCGCCGCGCAGAGCAGTGACAATACCAACACCAATCCGACGAACCCGACGCCTCCCGGCGACGGAGCCAGCTCGTCGTGA
- a CDS encoding universal stress protein encodes MTTQRQSYRPDHRPKCLVIVDETAEWDRAVYYASRWAVRVGGGVVMLRVIETLDRNQQWLGVADVMRAEAIEIAETVLDRASGRANGIAAITPERVIREGDPVPQILDVIDKDVDIVMLVLAASDAAEGPGPIVATLLRHIGSFPIPVTIVAASMTDDDIDALS; translated from the coding sequence ATGACCACTCAGCGACAAAGCTACCGGCCGGACCACCGGCCGAAATGTCTGGTGATCGTCGATGAGACCGCCGAATGGGATCGCGCGGTCTACTATGCCAGCCGCTGGGCGGTGCGCGTCGGCGGCGGCGTGGTGATGCTGCGCGTGATCGAGACGCTCGACCGCAACCAGCAATGGCTCGGAGTCGCCGATGTGATGCGCGCCGAAGCCATCGAGATCGCCGAGACCGTGCTCGATCGCGCCTCCGGCCGCGCCAACGGCATCGCGGCAATCACCCCGGAGCGGGTGATCCGCGAAGGCGACCCGGTTCCGCAGATTCTCGACGTGATCGACAAGGACGTCGACATCGTCATGCTGGTGCTGGCGGCAAGCGACGCTGCGGAAGGCCCCGGCCCGATCGTCGCCACCTTGCTGCGCCACATCGGCAGCTTCCCGATCCCGGTGACGATCGTGGCGGCCAGCATGACCGACGACGACATCGACGCGCTGTCGTGA
- the miaB gene encoding tRNA (N6-isopentenyl adenosine(37)-C2)-methylthiotransferase MiaB — protein sequence MDQPRKLHIKSFGCQMNVYDAQRMVDVLAPQGFVETANPDDADLVILNTCHIREKASEKVYSELGRLRVAKDEAARDGRKMNIVVAGCVAQAEGDEIIRRQPAVDVVVGPQSYHHLPQLLARAKSRGRALETEFPVEDKFGFLPPPSVDAIRARGISAFVTVQEGCDKFCTFCVVPYTRGSEVSRPVAKIVDDVQRLADNGVREVTLIGQNVNAYHGDGPDGRAWSLGRLLGHLAAIPGIARLRYSTSHPLDVDDSLIEAHRDLPALMPFVHLPVQSGSDAILAAMNRKHTADDYRRAVDRFRKARQDIAFSSDFIVGFPGESEQDFAATLALVTQIGYAGAYSFKYSPRPGTPAAEIRETVSAAVMDERLGRLQQLIDDQQSAFNRTAIGTSVDVLFERAARNDGQIVGRTAYLQPAHVIAPPDIIGQVLPVRIDSLERYSLIGELADPPLRPPLSAMSMGA from the coding sequence ATGGATCAGCCGCGCAAGCTGCATATCAAATCATTTGGCTGTCAGATGAACGTCTACGATGCCCAGCGCATGGTCGACGTGCTGGCGCCGCAGGGCTTTGTCGAAACCGCCAATCCCGACGACGCCGATCTGGTGATTCTCAACACCTGCCACATCCGCGAAAAGGCCTCGGAGAAAGTCTATTCCGAGCTCGGACGGCTGCGTGTCGCCAAGGACGAGGCCGCCCGCGACGGCCGCAAGATGAATATCGTGGTCGCCGGCTGCGTCGCCCAGGCCGAGGGCGACGAGATCATCCGCCGCCAGCCTGCCGTCGATGTCGTGGTCGGCCCGCAAAGCTATCACCATCTGCCGCAGCTGCTGGCGCGGGCCAAAAGCCGTGGCCGCGCGCTGGAGACCGAGTTTCCGGTCGAGGACAAATTCGGATTCCTGCCGCCGCCCTCGGTCGACGCGATCCGCGCCCGCGGCATTTCGGCCTTCGTCACCGTGCAGGAAGGCTGCGACAAATTCTGCACCTTCTGCGTGGTGCCTTACACCCGCGGCTCGGAAGTCTCGCGCCCGGTGGCGAAAATCGTCGACGATGTGCAGCGGCTGGCCGACAATGGCGTGCGCGAAGTCACCCTGATCGGCCAGAACGTCAACGCCTATCATGGTGACGGCCCCGACGGCCGGGCCTGGTCGCTCGGCCGCCTGCTCGGCCATCTGGCGGCGATTCCGGGGATCGCGCGGCTGCGCTATTCGACCAGCCATCCGCTCGACGTCGATGATTCGCTGATCGAGGCGCATCGCGATCTGCCGGCGCTGATGCCGTTTGTACATCTCCCCGTGCAGTCCGGTTCCGACGCGATTTTGGCGGCGATGAACCGCAAGCATACCGCCGATGATTATCGCAGAGCCGTCGATCGATTCCGCAAGGCTCGCCAAGACATTGCTTTTTCATCGGATTTCATCGTCGGCTTCCCCGGCGAGAGCGAGCAGGACTTCGCCGCGACGCTCGCGCTGGTCACACAAATCGGCTACGCTGGGGCCTATTCTTTCAAGTATTCGCCGCGGCCAGGGACGCCGGCGGCGGAGATCCGGGAGACGGTGTCAGCGGCGGTGATGGACGAGCGATTGGGGCGGCTCCAGCAATTGATCGACGATCAGCAATCGGCATTCAATCGGACGGCGATTGGAACCAGCGTCGATGTGCTGTTCGAACGCGCCGCGCGCAATGATGGCCAGATCGTCGGCCGCACCGCCTATCTGCAGCCGGCCCATGTGATCGCCCCACCGGACATCATCGGGCAGGTTCTGCCCGTGCGGATCGACAGTCTCGAGCGTTACAGCCTGATCGGCGAGTTGGCGGACCCGCCGTTGCGGCCACCCCTGTCCGCCATGTCCATGGGAGCCTGA
- a CDS encoding HAD family hydrolase: MNYDLVIFDCDGVLVDSEALACHVHAELLTQHGYAITADQVHDRFLGRSAREARFEVESELGRALPDSYTAQLKAAIDLAFGASLQPIAHVAETLPGLSQRICVASSGTPTRIVSSLTTTGLLSFFSPHLFSASDVANGKPAPDLFLFAAQRMQVAAERCVVIEDSIAGVTGAAAAGMTVLGFHGGSHCRPSHAAALRAAGAVASFADMRQLPAMIDQMHLKPA, from the coding sequence TTGAATTACGACCTCGTCATCTTCGACTGCGACGGCGTGCTGGTCGATAGCGAGGCGCTGGCCTGCCACGTCCATGCCGAGCTGCTGACGCAGCACGGCTACGCCATTACGGCGGATCAGGTGCATGATCGTTTCCTCGGCCGGTCGGCGCGCGAGGCGCGGTTTGAGGTCGAGTCTGAACTCGGCCGCGCCCTGCCCGACAGCTATACGGCGCAACTCAAGGCCGCGATCGATCTGGCGTTTGGCGCGTCGTTACAGCCCATCGCCCATGTCGCCGAGACCTTGCCAGGATTGTCACAGCGCATCTGCGTGGCCTCGTCGGGCACACCGACCCGGATCGTCAGCAGCCTCACCACCACCGGATTGCTGAGCTTCTTTTCCCCGCATCTGTTTTCGGCCAGCGACGTCGCCAATGGCAAGCCGGCCCCGGACCTGTTCCTGTTTGCCGCGCAACGGATGCAGGTCGCGGCTGAGCGCTGCGTGGTGATCGAGGACAGTATTGCGGGCGTCACCGGCGCGGCGGCCGCCGGCATGACGGTGTTGGGATTTCATGGCGGCAGCCATTGCCGGCCGAGCCATGCCGCCGCGCTGCGCGCCGCCGGCGCCGTGGCGAGCTTCGCCGATATGCGCCAACTGCCTGCGATGATTGACCAAATGCACCTCAAGCCAGCCTGA